The Chloroflexota bacterium region ATGACTGGTGTGCCACAAGCCATCGCCTCCAGTGGTGGCAGACCAAACCCTTCATATAGTGAGGGGTAGATGAGGGCCGTGGCCGCTGCATAGAGGGCTGGCATATCTTCCTCAGGCACCAGGCCGAGGAGCTGAACCCTGTCCTCCAGGCCGAAGTGGCGCACAGCGAGGCGGGGGTCTGGGAAAAGGGTGCTTTCTGTCCCAATCTGCCCTACAAGGACGAGCTTATCCTCTCTTCCATTCCAACGCTTAAGAGCAGCAAAAGACTCGATGAGTCGATTCACGTTTTTCCGGTAGTCGAAGCCACCGACATATAAAAAGAAATCCCCATCTAGGTGATACTTCTGGCGCAGACGAGCTGCCTCGTCAGCAGCATCAACCGGCCGGAAGCACTCATCGGCGGCCAAATAAATTACCCTGATGCGCTCAGCTGGTATCCCCAGCAGCCTTTGAATATCGGCTTTGGAACATTCAGAATCCGCGATGACCATAGCCACCCTCTTGGCCGCCAGGGAAACTAGTTGAGTATACAAACGCACTGCGGTGCGACCTCGATAAAAAGGGAGGAGTAAGGGGATAAGATCATGGATGGTAACCACTACTTTACACGTGGAGAGCAGGGGTGCAGCAAGATAGGGGTAATGAACGAGGGTCAGCCCTGCCTGATAGGCAGCGATGGGCAAACTCACCTGTTCCAGCCAAACCTTAAGCGGGTCTTCAGGAAGCCAGGATAGGAGACCACCAACCTGATAGCGGCGAAAATTAGCCGGCAATGGCCCGAGGTCGCCGCCATCAGCGGGATGAAAGATGATATAGTCATTGAACTGATCAATCCTGGAGAGTGCCCGCAGTAGATTCCGGGTATACTGACCGCTGCCGGTCAATGGTTGACGCCAAAAATAGGCGTTGAGCCCGATGCGCAACTCCTAGCTCCTCTCAAAAGCGCGCTGGTAGATGCGCAAGATCTTCTCCGCCGCCCCCCGCCAGGTAAACCGCTTGCTCCTTTCTAGTCCCTTTCTGACCATATCCTGCCTCAGATCCCTATCACTCAGGGTCCTACCCATCGCCTCTGCTAGCCCTGCAACATCGGTAGGCTTGACCAGTAATCCAGCATCGCCGACTACCTCCGGCAGGGCTGAGCTAGTAGAGGCAATGACAGGCGTACCACAAGCCATAGCCTCTAAGAGAGGCAGGCCAAACCCCTCATAAAGGGAGGGGAAAACAAAGAGATCAGCCAGGCTGTACAGAGCTGGAAGATCCTCCTCCGGCACGTAACCCAAAAAGCGCACCTTCTTGGATAGGCCCAGCTCATCTACTTTGTCAAAAATCTCATCGTACAGCCAGCCTCTTTTGCCAGCGATAACTAACTGGTGCTCGAACCCTGGTTCCCCCAGGAGCTCGGCGTAGGCCTGGATGAGGCGGCTCAGGTTCTTCCG contains the following coding sequences:
- a CDS encoding glycosyltransferase family 4 protein, with the protein product MRIGLNAYFWRQPLTGSGQYTRNLLRALSRIDQFNDYIIFHPADGGDLGPLPANFRRYQVGGLLSWLPEDPLKVWLEQVSLPIAAYQAGLTLVHYPYLAAPLLSTCKVVVTIHDLIPLLLPFYRGRTAVRLYTQLVSLAAKRVAMVIADSECSKADIQRLLGIPAERIRVIYLAADECFRPVDAADEAARLRQKYHLDGDFFLYVGGFDYRKNVNRLIESFAALKRWNGREDKLVLVGQIGTESTLFPDPRLAVRHFGLEDRVQLLGLVPEEDMPALYAAATALIYPSLYEGFGLPPLEAMACGTPVICSSASSLPEIVGEAALMVDPTDTAALTQAMRAILSDSELRTSLRRRGLERASLFSWEKTARQTLAVYEEVGQER